The Canis lupus dingo isolate Sandy chromosome 7, ASM325472v2, whole genome shotgun sequence DNA window GACACCAAAGTTCTTTGTGACACAAATGAGTCAGTCATTAGATCTATGCTCTCCCCCCTTTCCCACCCATTCCTGATGAGGTTTTCTTCCTCAGCATTCTACCTCATCTCATCCCTCTCTGGATGGTGAGGGCCTCTTTTTTATCCTCAATGGCTGCCTTCCTCACAGGGTTGCTGCAGTCCCTAGGGTCAGTGGTGCTCTGATCCTATGTTCCAGGCTCCGTATCCCATGACTGGACAAAGAGCCCGGAGCTAAGTGGAGCTGTCTTCAGGAAGTACTTACAGTAGTTACATCAGTGTATGAACAAGCCCTATAGCAATGGGATGGAGGTCCAGGAATTAGAGCCCTACAAAGCCTGAGCTGTATATTGCACATTTGCAAAactatcattttcatttaaacCTAAGTATCTAcactgtttcattttcatttttttaagaatagctttactgagataaaattcacataccataaaattcacccttttagaGTGCAGACTACAGTGGTTTTTAGCTTTCAGAGTTGTATGGCCATTGCTACTAATTCCACAACATTTTGATCACCCCAGAGAAACTCCACACATTAGCAGTTATTCCTTGTTCCCTCCAGCCTCAGGCAGccactattctatttttatgtattttcctatCCTGAGCATTCcttataaattgaatcatactgtatgtggccttttgtgtctttcaaCTAACAtactttcaaggttcatccatgttctagcatgtatcagtaattcacttttatggctgaatgatattctacTGTATGCATAGATCACATTTTATGTAGCCATTCAGTAGTTAGgttgacatttgggttgtttccactttttggctcttaacaaaaaatgttgctatgaatattcatatacaaGATTTTGTTTCCAGTCCTGTTGGGTATGTAACTAGGAGTGATAttgtgggtcatatggtaatgCTATGCTTAACTTCCTGAGGAACTGCCAGATTCTTTCAACGTAGTTGCACAAATCTTACCATGCCAGAAGCAATGTGTGAGAGTTCCAATTTCACCACATTCTCATCAATGCTTGTTATTGTCTTTGTGATTTTATCCATCCCAGTATGACTGGTAGctcattgttttgatttactGTCCCTAATGACTAATGTTAGATGtaagatgttgagcatcttttcatgtgcttgttggccatttgtttcTTTGGGGAATTGCTCAGAATCTTTGttcatgttttgtctttttattatttaagttttttataaTTCTGGACATAGGCCTCTTAAGAGATACGTGATTTGCAAACAGTTTCTCCCATGCATCATTTTCTACATGCTGTTCTCATATAAAACACACAAGTTTTTAATTGTGAAgtcccatttatctattttttcttttgttgcttgcaCTCTTGGTGTCATAGCTAAGAAACCACTGCTTAATCCAAGGTTATGAAGACTTGGTTCTAGGTTTCcttctgagtttttttcttttttaatttttatttatttctgatagtcacacacacacagagagagagaggcagagacataggcagagggagaagcaggctccatgcaccgggagcctgacatgggattcgatcccgggtctccaggatcgcgctctggaccaaaggcaggcgctaaaccgctgcgccacccagggttcccacctTCTGAGTTTTATGTCCACAGTATTTGAATATTCTCTTTAAAGTTGCTCATAGACCCTTCTGCCAAACAAAAGAAAGTCAAGAATCCATGGTATTTTACATTACTGAGGTAATATATGAGTAACTTCCCACCTAGAAGTTCCTGCTTTTAGTACTTCTTATCCATTTCCCAGTCAGGTGGCTGAAAGGACCTTAGTTCTAAATCTGGTGCGTAACAAGTGGGCTAAGGAATTCAAATGTAAATGTAGTGGCTTAGGGAGATTTGCTGAGCTTGCTTGCGCTATGGTGCTGGGGCACTtcaaatgagatcatgcagtCCTGCAAAGAGTTCAAAGGCAGTTGGGTACACAATCAGAAACAGGAAACTACAGAGTCACCAGCACTTTGATAAGAGTGTGGCCCTTCATATTGCAGTGGGGTTGGAGTGGAGGGCAGTCTGCAAAACCATGCAAAGGCCCAAAGCTGGCGAGAAAATGGTATGTCCTAAGAACTATAAAGAGCTATTAGTGATCAAGGAGAGTGATAAGCAAACCAAAGAgcaagaagagaaacaaatattcCAGTGAGAAGTTAGCCAGAAAGGTAAGGTACCATGACCAAAGGATTATGCTAGATGCTCTGGACACAGAGGGAAGGCCCAGCTCCTCAGCCTATGGCTCACAGGCTAAAGAAAGTTCAGAATGATGACTCCTGCCATCCCTCTCTGAGGCTGACACTATTAGTATAATTTCACTTCATTTAACTACAAGACCAACTTGTTAATAACCTTGGCCTTTCACAGTTTGCCAAACCCTAATgggagaagttttaaatttttaaacagcaGAGAGATTGGAAACAGTTTATAAAgtatctaaattatttatttaaggaatttttaaaagaaaggtggAATACAACCCTAACCTATCATTTTAGTATATCTGCATTCCAGGAAAGATTTAACATAGCTAAATCGTTACTATGTTATATTTTGCTCTAAATTTTAGACCTAGAAATAAGTCTTCACCAGAGCAAATGAAATGCCACTTATGATAAAATATTGCTTGGAACAATAGAAAGTTGTAAAAACGAAATTTGGGGTATCTGAATGATTTACAATTAAGAATGCTCCATATATTTACTTCAGCATGTTATGCAGATGATTGAGGAAAAACAAGGATCACATACTTGATTCTTTGTCTGAATTAGCAATAAAGCCAAAGACACCTAGAAAGGAGTGAACAGGCCCTCTCCTAAAGGTCTCAATGTCcttatgaaagaaaatgacattccTTTGGTCATGGTACCTTACCTTTCTGGCTAACTTCTCACTGGaatatctttcatatatttttgattCTTACAACAACCCTGTGATGTAGGCAGGTTTTGGTTATTCATTTTCATGAGGTATTTTCtgcataaatattgaaaaatgccCAGAAAAGTTTGTTCTTTCTGTTCTCCGCTGTTCCATGtacttaatgaataaaaattttaagaaagatgtTTTTAGGGCTAACTTTAGTTTCAGAAttgcattaaacatttattttcacagcCCATCTTTTACAAAGACAATAAGAAATTCCTGAAGTCCACCTTTGAGTTCTTTTGGGATTCACTTTGACTAAGTAACATTTTTAGTTGAGAaaggtgtttctttcttttgctcatATTCTTTGAGGCGCAAGTGGGTGTTGATTGTCCAGATGTAGGTGTCctgaaaacaaacataaaaccacACTTAGGTATACtgataaataagttttaaaagtgcTTTTCCTGTTTAGACTAGATAATTGCCACTAGAATCCTTTTCTACATTTGTGTATTATGGCCATAAACAAGCAGTGGCTTGACCCAGcattcattcttattttgttaAAAGTCTCCTCACTACATAGGCTTTAGGGAACATTCAGGAGGTATACTGGGTAGTTCTGGAAGTTTCTGTCACACCCAAAGAATGCTAAAGGTAAAGTGTCATCATGTCTGAGTTCGCTCTAAGTCTGGCATCAAGATTCATAACCattcaaaggattttaaaaacatatttcttcacAGCTCAAGACCACTTCCTTTCTCAAAAGTGAAGAATTTCAATCTACACATGCAGGTACCACTCCATTGTATCTCCCCACCTACAATGTAAGCTCCAAAGGGCAGACTTTGTACAACTAACTGTATATTCCACTGCTTTTtaacagtgccaggcacagaagAGGCCTTCTAAAAATATTCGTTGGATAAATGATTCCCCAGCtgctgtgtgtgtatttttgttcCCTTCTATTTCATGCCCTCCAATTGTGTTTCACACCCGTGAAACTTTATTGGGGTTTGTCAGTCTGATCCCTCTTCTATTCCCCATCTGTCTGATAAATGTGAACTATCTTTCTCACTCCTGTATATATCTAAGAAGCAGTCTGGCCTAAATGcaagtgaattattttaaatatgccaTATTCCTTTTTATCTACATTTATCCAATAAGGTAGAAGCTTCTATGAATTCCTATCATgccaaatatcaaaataattaaatcaaaatatagaaaaactgaCTTGAAATTGTAATTCTTATCCAATTTTACAAATGTCAACCCAATATAAAAAACtcaattcaggggcacctgggtggctcagtgggttaagcatctgcctttggctcaggtcatgatctcagagtcctgggatctagccccacattgggctccggctcagcggggattctgcttctccctccctcccctgctcatgtgcactcagcacgctctctctcaaataaataaaatctgaaaaaaacccaaccaaacaaaaaacaaaccaccctCGCTCAGTAAACAGATAATTCAGTCCTTGCTGCATTTTGCTATTTATGTTGAAGAAATTACCAGACTCAGTTTCTCTTTTGgtacaaaatattcaaaaattccTTTCCCAGTTTCTATGAAACTAAATTTACTATCACAGTGAATAAGTACTGTGCACTACAAAAATAGTTCAGTGCTCGGTCATATAGTTAAACTTATTAACATCTGACAAATTTCTATTCAGTGAGATTTCCACAGGAATTACTGACAGAGGAAATACCAAGAACAAAGGTTTAGAGCAGGAATGTAATTGTGAGTTTACTTCACTTCAGTTTTGCTAACACATAGGATGAATCAAGGCAAAGTAAGAAAGCAGATGCACTGGTACCAGGTAGGAAGGGCTGGGAAACCATGCTGGAACATTTGCTCTACGTGCTATGGTGTGAAGTGTTAAAGGCTTCTCATTGGAGTGGTGCTTTAGGGAAATTATCAGACTAGCAGAGTTTGAAACTAGAAGCAGGAAACTACTGTAGGAGTCCCAGCAAAAGGTGAATATAGACTGAACACagcaggaggagaaaaggagaacagATGCAAACCCCATGGAGGAAGGGCAGATAGAAACTGGTGACTAACTGGACAAGGACCAAGGGAGTAGGAGCTGTCTTACTCACCATTTCAGGTCAGACTGTCTACAAGGGCATGTTCACTAGGAGGATGAGCAGCTTTAAGTAGTCAGCTGTGGGGACATGTTGGGGGAATAAAGTGGATATATTTGGCAGCAGCTGGGAACAGgcccagagaaagagaagtagaggaATATACCAGGAATATAAGCAGACGTGAGAATGAAAGATACGTGAGCATAGGACATTAGAGAAGAAAACGGTATGGAAGGAAAAACCAAGGGCCAAGTCCTGAGCTGCGTGGCAAATTTAGGGAGTGTATATtaaacaaaggaaattagaacAAATGAGTTCACACCAGCTATGCAAATAGCTTAACAAATTGGGATACCTGAATATCGAGGCAGGGCTCTTGCCTTTGGAACCATACATATGACTCAGCTTTGCAGAACTCGGAGTCCTTCTCTCTGGTGTCTTCAGGCTGAGCTTACTCGTAGGAGTGGTAGGACTGCTCTTCAGTGCTGAGAGAAAGCTTCTACTTTTACCATGATGTTTAACTGTTCTGTTGCATGTTTTACAAGTAGTCAActaccataaaaagaagaaatattgggCCTGATTTCTCTTATAATTTAATCCAATAAACTACATGTTCATTAAATTTCTGTATGTAAGGGACTACACCAAGTACTACTGGGTAAGTAAGAGAGGCTACCCTCAGGGAGTCTGTAAACCAAcagcagcaatcagacaagatacaaatttaaaatgagaaaatcttcaataaaaagttactaaacatttgtatttaatttaaaaccttttaggacacctgggtggctcagtgtggttgtgtgtctgcttttgactcaggtcacgatcccgggagtcttgggatcaagtcccatgtttctccccctgcctaataaatctctgcctctctgtgtctctcatgaataaataaataaaatcttaaaaaattttttaacattttcatttttattttttaatttattttaaaggttttattttattttattttattttttagaggttttatttttaagtaatctgtacacacAATAAGGGGCTTGAACtcgaccccaagaccaagagtcacatgctccaccaactgaaccagccaggtgcctcctaaaacacctttttaaagataacaaagaaatataaagactTGTTTCAGGAGAATGGAAGAGACTGTGACTAATATCCATTAGCATCTGGAAGGATGTTCTTTTTAACAGCAGTTGACATTTAACATTTGTTGCAGAACTCCAAGCTGTTTTCCAATAAAACATGGCAAATTATCACTGAAAATTTAAGTGACCCCTTCAAACCTTTAGTGattctataaatatatgtttagatCAATTAAAACCAATCAAATTAATTCTCACATTCTCACATCTCTTTACTTCATTAATTCCAGAGGCTGACTTATCACGGTCAgaatttcataatgtatataattatcaAATCACTGTGTGTAaacttgaaactaatatgtcaactatacttcaatcaaaaactttaggggatccctgggtggcacagcggtttagcgcctgcctttggcccagggcgcgatcctggagacccgggatcgaatcccacgtcgggctcccggtgcatggagcctgcttctccctctgcctgtgtctctgcctctctctctctctctctgtgactatcataaataaataaaaaaattaaaaaaaaaaaaaactttaaaaaaataagctttactCCTGATGAAACAtcaatcaacagaaaaaaaattatgtacatatTTTGACAATCTAAATATATTATCACAAACCTCTGAGTTAATATGTAGCCTGATCCTTAATCAACctcattttaagtaaaagaaaattctagtttATTTATACATACAAGAATTGAAATCTTACCAATACACCTTTGGAgtctctgtattttttcaaaatttttgcttctttaaaacTGAGTGTACAATTTCTTGCCTCTCGGTTAAGAAGTTTCTGTATTTTGGGTGTTAGTCTGGACTTAGGTTTGAGGCGCACTCTAGAGTTATCCAAAACCAGAAACTGGAAACAGTATGGACATGTTCCTTCAAAAGTGCTGTTATcatctgaaattataaaatgaaactcATGATTCAGCAAATCAGAATATTTTATCTCAAATAGCCAATATTCAGTGATAAAGTATACTATTTAGTATGAGGAGATATAATATTCTCCTTAAGCAAACTCAAAATATGAGACAAATTTGCAACAATTTATATTGCAAAACACTAATTCTATCCATTCACTCCTTTAGCCACAGGTTAAGTCCCCACTCTTTGCTATCTTACTCATTACTTGTTACTAAGTAATAGTAACAAGTAATAGTTACTTGTTAGATAGTAGATAGTAAAAAGCTATCTCACCAATTTTACAAACATATTTatcacaaatcaataaattatactgatttttttaaacaattagcACAATTTTGTGATTTGTGGGCCAGACTTTCTGCAGGTAGCTCTCAGTACAAGGTTACAAGACAACAGACTTGCCCCAGCATGTTTATGCAATCAAGACAATCATCTTCCATGCTAGGCTGAAGAGTCAAATATGGAATAAAAGATCTGctatcttggggtgcctgggtggctcagttcattaagcttctgccttcatttttttttttttttttttaattatccccAGCCCCGGCCCGAGCCCCAGCCCGAACCCTGGCCCCGGCCAGCggaagcttctgccttcagctcgtcatgatcccagggtcctgggattgagccctgcattagacATCttggtcagcagggagcctacttctcactctccctgccactccccctgtttgtgctgtgtcaataaataaatgaaatcttaaaaaaataaagagttttttttttaagatttatttatccatgagagacacagagagagagacagagacataagcagagggagaagcaggctgcctgcaggaagcccaatgcgggactcgatctcaggaccccaggatcacgccctgggccaaaggcagacgctcaaccactgagccacccaggtgtcccgagctGCTATCTTTAAATAACTCAAATTCTAGGGGAGCcctaagcaaacaaaaaaagatcagtAACAACTGTAACACAGTATGATTAAAATGCCCTGGAAACTATTAAACTCTGTATAGACTGGCCAGAAACACTTCAAAGAAGTGGTGGTCAAATAATCCAAGTATCTGTACTTGGAGATGGCATCCCTTACTGGTAAAAAGGGCTTTCAGGTAGAAGTACAGTGAAAAAGAAAGCATGGTTATTAGGGAAAGGTGAGGGTGTGATGCagctggaaaggaaggtgggcacACCATggatttattcaacaaatacttattagtGAACACTCTGCTAAGTATACAACAACTAACTACCATGCTTGTAACTCAgctctgccaatttttaaaaaaaatttatttattcatgagggacagagagagagaggcagagacacaggcagagggagaagcaggctccatgcagggagctcaatgtgggacttgctcccaggattccaggatcatgccctgggccgaaggcaggcaccaaaccgctgagccatccagggatccctcaaatgttacattcattcatttactgagTATTTGGAAAGTGCCAGGCAGAGTTCTGGGCACAAGAGTCAGGACAGTGAATAAAGGACAActcatagagagagaaagtaaatatAGCAACACAAATGTGTAGTgtgctgggaagaaaaaaagattcaagggcagcccaggtggctcagtggtttagcgccaccttcgacccagggtgtgatcctggagtctcgggatccagtcctacatcaggcttcctgcatggagcctacctctctctgtgtgtctctcatgaataaataaataaaatcttaaaaaaaaaaaaaaaaaaaaaaagatttgaataggGAGTGGCAATGGAGCtgctgtagtttgtttttttggttttttttagattttatttattcatgagagacacaggcagagggagaagcaggctccaagcagggagcccaacatgggactcaatcccggatccccaggatcaggtcctgggccgaaggcgacgctaaatcgctgagccacccgggcgggcTGCCCGGAACTACTGTGTCTTAAATAAGGTAACCAGGGAAGGCTTTGTGGAATAACATCTgtagaaagcagaagaaaatgaagatggaaTCCACACAGATATGTGAGCTAAgagttccaggcagaaggaaggaagggaagctgCGAAGGCTGCAAAAGAGCAAGGAGGCCTAACAGTGCTTGTAGTTGAGTGagcaaaaaggagaaaggaagtcaGGCGAGGTAATGCAGGCGTTTGGTGTAGGGCCTTGTAATCCTTCTAAGATTTTCACTTTTACTCTGAATTGGGAAGTCACTTGAGACTTTGTggcagagaagtgacatgatcaaGCTTAGGTTTCTCCTGCACTCACTTTGGCTGCTCAATTGAGAATGGATGTAGAAATGCTGAGAGCTGCTGCCCCACAATCCTGCTATTAACTTGGTCCAGGGTGGTAAAATAGATCGGTGAGAAGATGCCAGGTTCAGAACGTATTTCAAAGCCGGCACGATTTGCTGGCATTGGCTTGGGGAAGACGACTTTTAGGACGCCAGGAATGGCCCCAGGGTTTGAGGGCTGAATTAACTCCAAGGACAGAATTACCATTTACTGAATTTGGAAGAACTGGAGGAGGAAGACTGTGTTGGGGGGGTAAAGCTCCACTTCTGGCCTAAGAGACATTAAAAAGGTGTCaacggggcgcctgggggggtgctcaggtcctgatcccaggctcctgggatccagccccgcatcggtctccctgctcagcggagagcctgcttctccctctcctccccacctgtgctctctgatactatctgtgtctctcaaataagtaaacaaaatcttaaaataaaaaaaaaagtcatcaagaAGGCATCTGGATAGGAGTGTAGAAGCGGGAGAAGTCTTGGTTGGGCGCATACATTTGGAAGTCCTCAGTATAGAGAATTTAAAAGCTAGGGCACTGGATGAACAACCGTCACCAGGGAAGGGAGTGTAACTAGAAAGGAGGTCTAAGGAATTTGGAGTTTTCACTAACAGAAGGCTCtgggagggcgggaggggcggTTATGAGGGCAGTGGGTCGACGAGGTTTCCCTTCTGGGTCATCCTGAGCGCCGCGCGGAGCTGGGGCAGCGGGGCGACGACAGACCGACCCACAACCGACGGACGTTCTCCCTACCGTGCGACGAGCTGTAGGCCCAGCTGCAAAGGAGGAGGAGACCGGTGAGGGAGCAGAAGACCCCGCCGTGCCGCCCCTGCCGCCCGCCCCGCATCCCGCCCCGCATCCCGCCCCGCATCCCGCCCCGCTCTTACAGGAGATACCGGGCCTGGCCCGGGCAGCTGTCGTGCAGTTGCCGAGCCGCAGCCTCAAGGTAGTGCTTCTGCCTCATTGTCACCGCCGCCCCCACGACACGAGCAACCTCCGGAAGCCGGGTTCGCAGCCAGCCGGACCTTGACTTCGGAATCCGCGCTCCCTCCGGAAACTGGCGCCGGTGGCTGAAGAGTTCCGGCGTCCCTCGCTCCCCGCCCGGCGCGCAGGCGCGCAGGCCCACGGTctcccgccccccccagccccaggccccgcccccagggcccgcGCCGATGCGCCGCAGACCTGCGCCTGCGCGGAGCGTCGTGCTTCAGGTCCCGGTGGCGACGTCGGCGCGTGGGATGTTGCGTCCTCCTCTCGCGCGCTCCTGAGCGTCCCCTGTGGCGCTCCTGTTGTCACTTCCTCCCCCGTCGCGTCGCCTTGTAGATTCTCCATCTGGGGAATCGGTCTGGGCCGGGCGGCGGTGTGCGGCCCGCGGGAGGCCGCCGTGGTCCGCGGGGCCGCGAGCCTGGGAGGGGACCAGGCCAGACTGCCCTCGGGGCAGCACCAGCCGGCTTCCTCCTctcctcgcctcgcctcgcccgCAGCGGGAGTGCGTTTTCAGTGTTGGCAAACCCTGCTGTTACCGAGTGTGGAAACCTTTCTGTCGCCCTGTCGGAAACCCCCTCCCGGTTCTCCTCCGCTCCCAGCCCCCGGCCACCCCGAGCCCGCTTTCTGGCTGTATGGGCTTATTCGGGACGTTTCTTGTAAAGAGAGTCATTCGTAGGCATGATCTCTCGTGTCTGGCGTCTTCCACGTAGTGTGTGATGGTTTTGAGGTTCTTCCACCTCGTAGCTTATGTCAGAACTTCGTTCCCTTTTATGAttgaatattacattatatgtataccaagtgttgtttatccattcatccatgatggacatttgggttgtttctaccttctgGCTGTTGTGCAATATGcacaatctgttttctgttttgttttgtttttaaattttatttatttattcatgagagagagagagagaggcagagacacaggcagagggagaagcaggctccatgcagggagcccgacgtgggactcgatcccagaacccctgtgttgtgagtttgtttgtttgttttttttttttttggataaacaCCTAAAAGTgaatgctgggtcatatggtaattccatgttTAGCAGTATTCTAATTTCCTCACATCTTCCCCAACTCtcattttctacttttgttttattttgtaattttttttaataaatttttatttatttatgatagtcacacagagagagggagagagagagaggcagagacacaggcagagggagaaacaggctccatgcaccgggagcccgacgggagcccaacgtgggattcgatccagggtctcccaggatcacaccctgggccaaaggcaggcaccaaaccgctgcgccacccagggatcccctattttgtaattttttttttttaattctaaccaTTCTTAGTGAGTATGAACTGGcctctccttgtggttttgatttgcatttcccaatgaataatggtgttgagcatcctttcacgTGTTTGTTGACAACTTGTatattttcttggagaaatgtctattgaagtcctttgcccattttaaaactCGGTTGTTTGccttttgttgttgagttgttagagtttcaaaaaatatgttctgggggtgcctgagtggctcagtcagttgagtgattatacatatgtgtgtagatagatatatatatatatatatatctacacacatatgtatatatatacatgtatatataccagAGACTAAACCATTATTTAtccttcatttgtgttttttttttttttttttttttttttatccttcatttttgaTATCCAAAAGGACTCAAATTGAGATAGGGAAACTGAAAGGATTCCATTTTTAGAAAGGTtgaatttctgctgttttctgCAAGACCCCATTTGCTCATATTCTGTATTTCACCCTGCatttgaataaaacaaagaagctaTGTTCCCACTCGAAGAGTGTGACAAGAAAGTTAATCATTCTTTGAGTGTTGTCCTAGGCATCCAAATACCTGTTAACGTCTAAGAAGAACTGAATCTCAAACATGTTCCAGGACATTAGCTTTGAACAAATTTCACCCAACACTGGCAGCAATACCCCCACCTTCGATGATTTATGAAATATTATCTGTTATTCACCTGTCACTCACCTTTGAATTTGACAGTACCCTGGATTCCTGAAGGAACATGTACCATGTACCCCTTTCCAGTATGAACCCTTAACCCCAAGGGATGAAGAGACTGACTCTCATTTCCTTTCCGAGTCTCCCAGACACTCTGCCTGCTATACTCTGTTATTTACACTATTCAATAAACTGCTTTTACCTCCCAGTTCCGATTTCTTTCCTGCACAAAGCCAAGGATCCTCTTGGCTGGTCTTGTGGGGCCTCCTCGTAGTCCTTGGACCTGGCCTGTCTACATCAAAAT harbors:
- the C7H18orf21 gene encoding UPF0711 protein C18orf21 homolog isoform X1, producing the protein MRQKHYLEAAARQLHDSCPGQARYLLWAYSSSHDDNSTFEGTCPYCFQFLVLDNSRVRLKPKSRLTPKIQKLLNREARNCTLSFKEAKILKKYRDSKGVLLTTCKTCNRTVKHHGKSRSFLSALKSSPTTPTSKLSLKTPERRTPSSAKLSHMYGSKGKSPASIFRTPTSGQSTPTCASKNMSKRKKHLSQLKMLLSQSESQKNSKVDFRNFLLSL
- the C7H18orf21 gene encoding UPF0711 protein C18orf21 homolog isoform X2, coding for MRQKHYLEAAARQLHDSCPGQARYLLWAYSSSHDDNSTFEGTCPYCFQFLVLDNSRVRLKPKSRLTPKIQKLLNREARNCTLSFKEAKILKKYRDSKGVLDTYIWTINTHLRLKEYEQKKETPFSTKNVT